The following coding sequences are from one Seonamhaeicola sp. ML3 window:
- a CDS encoding SRPBCC family protein, which translates to MKIYSLHRKQNLPISVDEAWEFLSNPKNLKTITPDYMGFEILSGADRPMYAGQIIEYIVTPVLGIKTKWVTEITHVIDKQYFVDEQRFGPYALWHHKHFIKEIEGGVEMEDIIHYKIPFGILGQLMHPMVVAPKLNEIFEYRTKKLNELFGNMPEPKIKSKVKVA; encoded by the coding sequence ATGAAAATATACAGCTTACATAGAAAACAAAATTTACCCATTTCGGTAGATGAAGCTTGGGAGTTCTTATCCAATCCCAAAAACTTAAAAACCATAACACCAGATTATATGGGTTTCGAAATTTTGTCTGGAGCAGACAGACCCATGTATGCTGGCCAAATTATCGAATACATTGTAACACCAGTTTTGGGTATTAAAACTAAATGGGTTACCGAAATAACGCATGTTATAGATAAGCAATACTTTGTAGACGAACAACGCTTTGGCCCCTATGCCTTATGGCACCATAAACATTTTATAAAGGAAATAGAAGGTGGTGTAGAAATGGAAGATATCATTCACTATAAAATTCCGTTTGGAATCTTAGGTCAACTCATGCACCCTATGGTAGTGGCGCCTAAACTAAATGAGATTTTTGAATACCGCACCAAAAAGCTAAATGAACTCTTTGGAAACATGCCTGAACCTAAAATAAAATCGAAAGTAAAAGTAGCTTGA
- a CDS encoding cupin domain-containing protein: MKQSTTKWVLGHKVTPYDTTGNYDIMFAETPAHVQGPPPHSHNSFDESFLIIEGEMEFFIDGEVKVVSAGESVDLPKNTLHTFSNKTDKVCKWVNIHSPKGFRNFFEKLGISEDEENAQERSVAPSIIQEVIQTAADFDMLIAG; encoded by the coding sequence ATGAAACAATCAACTACCAAGTGGGTGTTAGGGCATAAGGTAACACCATATGATACTACTGGAAATTACGATATTATGTTTGCTGAAACTCCAGCACATGTTCAAGGGCCACCGCCTCATTCTCATAACTCTTTTGATGAGTCTTTTTTAATTATTGAAGGCGAAATGGAATTTTTTATTGATGGTGAAGTTAAAGTTGTTAGTGCAGGAGAATCTGTTGATTTACCAAAGAACACCTTACATACTTTTAGTAATAAAACAGATAAAGTGTGCAAATGGGTGAATATTCATAGTCCAAAAGGTTTTAGAAACTTTTTTGAAAAATTGGGTATCTCAGAAGATGAGGAGAATGCTCAAGAACGTTCAGTCGCGCCTTCAATAATTCAGGAGGTTATACAGACAGCTGCAGATTTTGATATGTTAATTGCTGGATAA
- the murA gene encoding UDP-N-acetylglucosamine 1-carboxyvinyltransferase, giving the protein MGIFKIEGGHQLKGSIQPQGAKNEALQILCAVLLTPEKVIINNIPDIVDVNKLISLLTKLGVTVEKLSKGTYSFQADKVDLDYLESDQFKIDGRGLRGSIMIVGPLLARFGRGYIPKPGGDKIGRRRLDTHFEGLINLGAKFRYSKEEQFYGVEADKLKGTYMLLEEASVTGTANIVMAAVLAEGKTTIYNAACEPYLQQLCKMLNRMGAKISGVGSNMLVIEGVESLGGTEHTMLPDMIEIGSWIGLAAMTKSELTITNVSWDDLGVIPNMFRKLGITVERQGDDIHIPAHTDGYEIQNFIDGSILTIADAPWPGFTPDLLSIILVVATQARGSVLVHQKMFESRLFFVDKLIDMGAKIILCDPHRATVIGHDFKSTLKATTMTSPDIRAGVSLLIAALSAKGTSTIMNIEQIDRGYENIDTRLKAIGAKIERLD; this is encoded by the coding sequence ATGGGAATCTTTAAAATTGAAGGCGGTCACCAGCTCAAAGGAAGCATTCAGCCTCAAGGTGCCAAAAACGAAGCGCTACAAATATTATGTGCTGTATTATTAACTCCAGAAAAAGTTATTATTAATAATATTCCTGATATTGTTGATGTTAATAAACTAATCAGTTTACTTACAAAACTTGGGGTTACTGTTGAAAAACTTTCCAAAGGTACTTATTCGTTTCAAGCCGATAAAGTTGATTTAGATTACTTGGAATCCGATCAATTTAAGATTGACGGACGTGGTCTAAGAGGTTCGATTATGATAGTAGGCCCATTATTGGCGCGTTTTGGTAGAGGTTATATCCCAAAGCCTGGTGGTGATAAAATAGGTAGACGAAGATTGGATACCCACTTCGAAGGTTTAATTAATTTAGGTGCGAAATTTAGATACAGTAAAGAAGAACAATTTTACGGTGTAGAAGCCGATAAACTTAAAGGAACCTACATGCTTCTTGAAGAAGCTTCGGTTACAGGTACGGCCAACATTGTTATGGCAGCTGTCTTAGCTGAAGGTAAAACTACAATATACAACGCTGCTTGTGAACCTTATTTACAGCAATTATGCAAAATGCTGAATAGGATGGGAGCTAAGATTAGTGGTGTTGGTTCTAATATGCTTGTTATTGAAGGTGTTGAAAGTTTAGGAGGAACAGAGCACACCATGTTACCAGATATGATTGAGATTGGTAGTTGGATTGGATTGGCCGCCATGACCAAAAGTGAACTTACGATTACCAACGTATCTTGGGATGATTTAGGGGTAATTCCTAATATGTTTAGAAAATTGGGCATTACTGTGGAAAGGCAGGGAGACGATATTCATATTCCAGCGCATACCGATGGGTATGAAATACAAAACTTTATAGACGGCTCTATTTTAACCATTGCCGATGCGCCCTGGCCAGGTTTTACACCAGATTTGTTAAGTATCATTTTAGTCGTAGCCACACAAGCACGAGGAAGTGTTCTCGTTCATCAAAAAATGTTTGAAAGCCGATTGTTTTTCGTTGATAAATTGATCGATATGGGAGCTAAAATCATTTTATGTGACCCTCATAGAGCTACGGTTATCGGTCATGATTTTAAGTCAACCTTAAAGGCGACTACAATGACTTCACCAGATATTAGAGCAGGAGTGTCGTTGCTTATAGCGGCGCTGTCTGCCAAGGGAACATCTACGATTATGAATATTGAGCAGATTGATCGTGGTTATGAAAATATAGACACGCGTTTAAAGGCTATTGGAGCAAAAATTGAACGTTTAGATTAA
- a CDS encoding SDR family NAD(P)-dependent oxidoreductase: MKTIIIVGGSKGIGNALVKNLLEQHKVINISRTKPDISNDNLVHYSCNVLEDELPDIEQADGLIYCPGSINLKPFQRLTLDDFQNDLNINVLSAVKVLQKYMTALKNGNSPSVVLFSTVAAKLGMPFHASIAAAKSAVEGLVKSLGAEWAPSIRINAIAPTVTDTSLAAKLLRNDKMIDSIKERHPLKKILQPEEVANMAEFLLSEKANSISGQIFEIDCGIVSFKI, from the coding sequence ATGAAAACAATAATTATAGTAGGTGGAAGTAAAGGTATTGGCAATGCCCTTGTGAAAAATTTATTAGAACAACATAAGGTTATAAACATAAGCAGGACTAAACCAGATATATCTAACGATAATTTGGTGCACTATTCCTGTAATGTTCTAGAAGATGAACTACCAGATATAGAGCAAGCAGATGGACTAATTTATTGCCCTGGTAGTATAAACCTGAAACCTTTCCAAAGGCTGACTTTAGACGATTTTCAAAATGACTTGAACATAAACGTTTTAAGTGCTGTAAAAGTACTTCAAAAGTATATGACAGCGCTAAAGAATGGAAATAGCCCTTCGGTTGTTCTATTCAGTACAGTTGCTGCAAAATTAGGCATGCCTTTTCATGCCAGTATTGCTGCGGCTAAATCTGCCGTAGAAGGCTTGGTAAAATCGCTTGGCGCCGAATGGGCCCCTTCTATAAGAATAAATGCAATTGCACCTACAGTCACCGATACTAGTTTGGCCGCTAAATTATTGCGTAATGACAAAATGATTGATAGTATTAAAGAACGTCATCCCTTGAAAAAAATATTGCAACCCGAAGAGGTCGCTAATATGGCTGAGTTCTTACTGTCTGAAAAAGCGAACTCCATTTCTGGCCAGATTTTTGAAATAGACTGTGGTATCGTAAGTTTTAAAATATAA
- a CDS encoding DUF4290 domain-containing protein — MIDTLEYNTEREHLIIPEYGRHMQKMINHAKTIEDKEERNKIAKSIISVMGNMQPHLRDVPDFQHKLWDQLFIMANFELDVDSPFPKPTKEVLEERPEPLRYPQNHPKYRFYGNNIKTMIDVANTWEDGELKEALLYTIANHMKKCFLNWNKDSVEDAVIYDHLFELSGGKIDLRNSEEDLSDSASLMRSKGKYSNKKKKNTNNRQRKRH; from the coding sequence TTGATAGATACTTTAGAATATAATACCGAGCGTGAGCATTTAATTATTCCTGAATATGGACGCCATATGCAGAAAATGATAAATCATGCCAAGACAATAGAGGACAAAGAAGAACGCAATAAAATTGCAAAATCCATTATCTCTGTAATGGGAAATATGCAGCCACATTTACGCGATGTGCCCGATTTTCAGCATAAACTTTGGGATCAATTATTCATCATGGCCAATTTTGAGTTAGATGTAGATTCACCATTTCCGAAGCCAACAAAAGAGGTTTTAGAAGAGCGCCCGGAACCTTTGAGGTACCCACAAAATCATCCTAAATACCGTTTTTATGGTAACAACATCAAGACAATGATAGATGTTGCCAATACTTGGGAAGATGGCGAGTTAAAAGAAGCGCTTCTTTATACCATAGCAAACCATATGAAAAAGTGTTTCTTAAATTGGAATAAAGACTCTGTTGAAGATGCGGTTATCTACGATCATTTGTTCGAGTTATCTGGAGGAAAGATAGATTTACGAAATTCTGAAGAAGATTTATCAGATTCTGCTAGTTTAATGCGTTCTAAAGGTAAATACAGTAACAAGAAGAAAAAGAACACGAACAATCGTCAAAGAAAACGTCACTAA
- the folE gene encoding GTP cyclohydrolase I FolE, translating into MQLEKEKTKINGHHLNGFSIEDIGDDHLSTGLETPLRDDAFRLSDADKKKQIAILFEEIMQVMGLDLNDDSLKGTPERVAKMYIDEIFSGLNPSNKPKVALFDNKYKYNQMLVEKNITFYSNCEHHFVPIIGKAHVAYISSGKVIGLSKLNRIVQYYAKRPQVQERLTNQIANELKSILDTEDVAVIIDAKHLCVSSRGVKDDTSSTVTAYYGGKFNTPQKITELQNYLND; encoded by the coding sequence ATGCAATTAGAAAAAGAAAAAACAAAAATTAACGGACATCACTTAAACGGGTTTAGTATTGAAGATATTGGAGATGATCACCTTTCCACGGGCCTTGAGACACCTCTACGAGATGATGCATTTAGACTTAGTGATGCCGACAAGAAAAAACAAATAGCTATTCTTTTTGAAGAAATTATGCAAGTTATGGGTTTAGATTTAAACGACGATTCCCTAAAAGGAACCCCAGAACGTGTCGCAAAAATGTACATTGATGAGATATTCTCTGGTCTAAATCCGAGTAATAAGCCTAAAGTAGCATTGTTCGATAACAAGTACAAGTACAACCAAATGCTGGTTGAAAAAAATATTACGTTCTATTCTAACTGTGAGCATCATTTCGTACCCATTATAGGTAAAGCTCATGTTGCATATATATCTTCTGGTAAAGTAATTGGCCTTTCTAAACTTAATAGAATTGTACAGTACTATGCTAAAAGACCACAGGTACAAGAACGTTTAACAAACCAAATAGCAAACGAATTAAAATCAATTTTAGACACAGAAGATGTTGCTGTCATTATCGATGCTAAACATCTATGTGTGTCTTCCAGAGGTGTAAAAGATGACACCTCCTCGACGGTTACCGCTTATTACGGCGGAAAGTTTAATACCCCTCAAAAAATTACAGAATTACAAAATTATTTAAACGATTAA
- a CDS encoding cryptochrome/deoxyribodipyrimidine photo-lyase family protein: MIEKEHINVVWLKRDLRLFDNEAIYEALKSERRVLLLYCFEPILVEDVHYSERHWNFIKESITDLNEQLAPYQSKILAVNADINATINQLLTRYRITEIFSHQETGILVTYERDKNFKRFCKNNLIDWKEYINNGVIRGLKDRKGWNELVDALYAIEPLPFQPKSNQLISLDTIKSIEENFKLPQLKTSEFTPFQKGGRTTGLRYLNSFFQERHKDYMFHISKPDLARTSCSRISPYIAWGNLSVREVIHKTKETRKVSKHKKALDAFMSRLRWQSHFIQKFEMEHTMEEASINKGFHKLKKNISESYQIAWKKGQTGYPLVDACMRCLNETGYLNFRMRALVVSFFTHNLWQPWQAATTHLSQMFLDFEPGIHFPQLQMQAGETGINMLRIYNPVKNSLEHDPSAAFIKKWVPELRDLDTPFAHQPYLMTELEQQFYNITLGEDYPLPIVDLEATRKKAGDTLWNLRKDKTVMEESQRILRKHTLKNRRKQS; this comes from the coding sequence ATGATTGAAAAAGAACATATCAATGTCGTTTGGCTAAAACGCGACCTACGCTTGTTTGATAACGAGGCTATTTATGAGGCTTTAAAAAGTGAAAGGCGGGTCTTGTTGTTATATTGTTTCGAGCCCATTTTAGTTGAAGATGTGCATTACAGCGAGAGACATTGGAATTTCATAAAAGAATCTATAACAGACCTAAACGAACAATTAGCGCCCTACCAATCCAAAATCCTAGCGGTAAATGCAGATATTAATGCTACCATTAATCAGTTATTAACGCGATACCGTATAACAGAAATCTTTTCTCATCAAGAAACCGGAATTCTAGTAACCTACGAGCGGGATAAAAACTTCAAGCGTTTCTGTAAAAACAACCTTATTGATTGGAAGGAATACATAAATAATGGTGTAATAAGAGGTTTGAAAGACAGAAAAGGATGGAATGAATTGGTAGACGCGCTTTATGCGATAGAGCCTTTACCGTTTCAACCTAAAAGTAATCAGCTTATTTCTTTAGATACCATTAAATCTATTGAAGAAAATTTTAAACTTCCACAGTTAAAAACCTCGGAATTCACGCCATTTCAAAAAGGTGGCCGAACAACAGGTTTAAGGTATTTAAACTCATTTTTTCAAGAACGGCACAAAGATTACATGTTCCATATTTCTAAACCCGATTTAGCTAGAACAAGCTGTAGCAGGATCTCACCATATATTGCTTGGGGAAATCTTTCTGTTAGAGAGGTTATTCACAAAACCAAAGAGACAAGGAAAGTTTCCAAGCATAAAAAAGCGTTGGATGCTTTCATGTCGCGCTTAAGGTGGCAATCACATTTCATTCAAAAATTTGAAATGGAACATACTATGGAAGAAGCAAGTATTAACAAAGGATTTCATAAACTGAAAAAAAATATCTCCGAAAGCTATCAAATAGCTTGGAAAAAAGGACAAACGGGCTATCCATTAGTAGATGCCTGTATGCGGTGTTTAAACGAAACAGGGTATTTAAACTTTAGAATGCGAGCCTTAGTAGTATCTTTCTTCACGCACAATCTATGGCAACCTTGGCAAGCAGCAACAACACATCTCTCTCAAATGTTCTTAGATTTTGAACCTGGTATACACTTTCCGCAGTTACAAATGCAAGCAGGAGAAACTGGAATTAATATGCTTCGCATTTATAATCCTGTAAAAAACAGTTTAGAGCATGACCCCTCGGCAGCTTTTATAAAAAAATGGGTTCCAGAACTAAGAGACTTGGATACGCCATTTGCGCATCAGCCATATTTAATGACTGAACTGGAACAACAATTCTACAATATTACCTTGGGAGAGGATTACCCGTTACCAATTGTGGATTTAGAAGCCACTAGAAAAAAGGCCGGTGATACACTTTGGAATTTAAGAAAAGATAAAACGGTTATGGAAGAAAGTCAACGTATTCTTAGGAAGCACACCTTAAAAAACCGCCGAAAACAATCTTAA
- a CDS encoding cryptochrome/photolyase family protein has product MKTTDVHIIFPNQLFKTSKALESATDIVMVEEFLFFKHYKFHKQKIAFHRASMKSYQDYLKLKNKKVHYIDSQKAISDIRLLLPYLASQGYKTVHIIDPVDCWLEKRIINYAQNVNIVWYDNPGFINSKEALSDFFKPTKKKFFQTAFYKNQRKKLNILMNQGEPEGGKWTFDTDNRKRYPKDKTPPNIHFPDKTKYHIEAEGYVSKHFANNYGALNDFITYPLDFDSSEAWLDQFFEQRFYEFGIYEDAIVKEAHFLNHSILSPLVNVGLLDPEHVARKAVQFAKKNDIPINSTEGFVRQIIGWREFIRGVYQIKGSQERTTNFWGFTRKIPKSFYTGTTGIAPIDDVIKKVLKTGYAHHIERLMVLGNFMVLCEFNPNEVYQWFMELFIDSYDWVMVPNVYGMSLYADGGIMSTKPYISSSNYIMKMSNYKKGEWQKTWDGLFWTFMDKHRSFFLSNPRLGMLIRTFDKMPVETKEAHFENADFFLKALNND; this is encoded by the coding sequence ATGAAAACAACAGACGTCCATATCATTTTTCCCAATCAACTGTTTAAAACCTCCAAGGCTTTAGAAAGTGCTACCGATATTGTTATGGTAGAAGAATTTCTTTTCTTCAAACACTATAAATTCCATAAACAAAAAATTGCCTTCCATAGAGCTTCCATGAAGTCCTATCAAGACTATCTAAAACTTAAGAATAAAAAAGTACATTATATCGATTCCCAAAAGGCAATAAGCGATATAAGGTTACTTCTTCCATACCTTGCGAGCCAAGGCTATAAAACTGTTCATATCATCGATCCTGTAGACTGTTGGTTAGAAAAACGCATTATAAATTATGCCCAAAACGTTAATATTGTTTGGTACGATAACCCAGGGTTTATAAATTCTAAAGAGGCGCTATCAGATTTTTTTAAACCTACTAAAAAGAAATTCTTTCAAACGGCATTTTATAAAAACCAAAGAAAGAAACTCAACATTTTAATGAACCAAGGGGAACCTGAAGGCGGAAAATGGACTTTTGATACCGATAACCGGAAAAGATATCCAAAAGATAAAACGCCACCTAATATTCATTTTCCAGACAAAACAAAATATCATATCGAGGCTGAGGGCTACGTTAGTAAACACTTCGCTAATAACTATGGGGCTCTTAACGATTTTATTACTTATCCCTTAGACTTCGATTCATCTGAAGCTTGGCTTGACCAATTTTTTGAGCAACGGTTTTACGAATTCGGTATTTATGAAGATGCCATAGTTAAAGAAGCCCATTTTTTAAATCACAGTATATTATCGCCATTGGTAAATGTTGGGTTACTTGACCCGGAACACGTTGCAAGAAAAGCGGTTCAATTTGCAAAAAAGAATGATATCCCTATAAACTCAACCGAAGGTTTTGTTAGACAAATAATAGGATGGCGCGAATTTATTAGAGGTGTTTATCAAATAAAAGGCTCCCAAGAACGTACAACAAATTTTTGGGGGTTTACCAGAAAAATACCCAAATCGTTCTACACGGGCACAACCGGAATAGCTCCAATAGACGATGTTATAAAAAAGGTATTAAAAACAGGCTATGCACATCACATCGAACGCCTTATGGTTTTGGGTAACTTTATGGTGTTATGTGAATTTAACCCAAATGAGGTTTACCAATGGTTTATGGAACTTTTCATTGACTCATACGACTGGGTAATGGTTCCAAATGTTTATGGCATGAGCCTTTATGCAGATGGCGGTATTATGTCTACAAAACCCTATATAAGTAGTAGTAACTACATCATGAAAATGAGCAATTATAAAAAAGGAGAATGGCAAAAAACTTGGGATGGATTATTCTGGACGTTTATGGACAAGCACAGATCCTTTTTTTTATCAAACCCCAGGTTGGGCATGCTTATTAGAACCTTCGATAAAATGCCAGTAGAAACAAAAGAAGCCCATTTTGAAAATGCCGATTTTTTTTTAAAAGCCCTCAATAATGATTGA
- a CDS encoding TetR/AcrR family transcriptional regulator, giving the protein MRKKYIETGRKQQKLKTRNKILASAKNLLRKGTDFTLEQIAEDANISRATVYRYYSSVDILSLEAGLDWQTKPPEAILKPLLDKDIRHKLIGVQDYFNQLTYNHENAFRKYLSHAITSNSDEGKRGARRVKTLELALENNTLNLSEEDTEKLIVVATALMGVEATIVTKDVCGLDNETSKTILNWGLDTLLKGILTDKFR; this is encoded by the coding sequence ATGAGAAAGAAATACATAGAAACCGGAAGAAAACAGCAAAAGCTAAAAACTCGGAATAAAATACTTGCTAGCGCAAAGAATTTACTGAGAAAAGGAACCGACTTTACCTTAGAGCAAATTGCTGAAGACGCTAATATATCTCGGGCAACGGTTTACCGCTATTATTCTAGTGTAGATATACTTTCTTTAGAAGCTGGTCTAGATTGGCAAACAAAGCCCCCTGAAGCTATACTGAAACCCCTACTAGATAAAGATATTAGACATAAACTCATAGGTGTTCAGGATTACTTTAACCAATTAACCTACAATCACGAAAACGCTTTTAGAAAATATTTAAGTCATGCCATTACTTCTAATTCAGATGAAGGTAAAAGAGGTGCTAGACGCGTTAAAACCTTAGAATTAGCTTTAGAAAACAATACCCTTAACCTATCGGAAGAAGATACCGAAAAACTAATCGTTGTCGCTACAGCACTTATGGGAGTTGAAGCTACCATTGTAACCAAAGACGTTTGCGGTCTAGACAACGAGACCTCTAAAACCATACTCAATTGGGGATTAGACACGCTTTTAAAAGGTATCCTTACTGACAAATTCAGATAA
- a CDS encoding TspO/MBR family protein has protein sequence MKLVSYSVLFLILNFGALAIGNLLMASGPQKEWYLALNKAPWTPPGWVFGVAWFTIMACFSLYMAYLLQTGLTSKIILLFTLQFVLNISWNYVFFNAHQVAVGLIVLLALTSIVSIFTYNYWKTLKLKSVLILPYLFWLFVATSLNMYILIHNK, from the coding sequence ATGAAATTAGTTAGTTATAGTGTTCTCTTCTTAATTTTAAATTTCGGTGCCCTTGCCATAGGCAACTTGCTTATGGCATCGGGACCGCAAAAAGAGTGGTATTTAGCACTTAACAAAGCACCTTGGACTCCTCCCGGTTGGGTGTTTGGTGTTGCTTGGTTTACCATTATGGCCTGTTTCTCGTTATACATGGCTTACTTATTACAAACTGGGCTAACTTCAAAAATAATACTACTATTCACGCTTCAATTTGTACTAAATATTAGCTGGAACTATGTTTTTTTTAATGCGCACCAAGTCGCAGTTGGACTTATTGTGCTTTTAGCGCTAACCTCCATAGTCTCAATATTTACCTATAATTACTGGAAAACACTAAAATTGAAAAGCGTGCTTATTCTCCCCTATTTATTCTGGCTCTTTGTCGCAACATCGCTTAATATGTACATACTAATACACAACAAATAA
- a CDS encoding glutathione peroxidase, producing MNVLKTFVATLYPKQPEVNALVSNLYDVNISSLNGSALDLKQFKGKYILFVNVASKCGFTPQYKELQELQDTFSDVLAVIGIPCNQFGRQEPGDADEIQEFCEINYGVTFNITEKVNVKGTHKHELYQFLTEKHNNGVRQSTVKWNFQKYLVDPQGKLVDYFLSTTKPLSPRITNYLK from the coding sequence ATGAACGTTTTAAAAACATTTGTAGCAACATTGTATCCAAAGCAACCTGAGGTAAATGCATTGGTTTCTAATCTGTACGATGTAAACATTTCTAGTCTCAATGGCTCTGCATTGGATTTAAAACAATTTAAGGGAAAATATATCCTGTTCGTTAATGTAGCTTCAAAGTGTGGCTTTACTCCTCAGTATAAAGAATTGCAGGAACTACAAGATACGTTCAGCGATGTCCTAGCAGTCATAGGTATTCCTTGTAACCAATTTGGTAGGCAAGAACCTGGAGATGCAGACGAAATACAGGAATTTTGCGAAATAAATTATGGTGTAACTTTTAATATCACCGAAAAAGTAAATGTTAAAGGAACACACAAACACGAACTCTATCAATTCTTAACCGAGAAACATAACAATGGTGTTAGACAATCTACGGTTAAATGGAATTTTCAAAAATATTTAGTTGACCCTCAAGGCAAGTTAGTAGATTATTTCCTTTCTACAACTAAACCTCTAAGCCCGAGAATTACGAATTATTTAAAATAA
- a CDS encoding TIGR03643 family protein translates to MLDIDRVIEMAWEDRTTFDAIKYQFGLKEQEVIEIMRKHMKPKSFKMWRKRVQGRATKHQKLRGFEKGRFKCSRQKQITHNKISKR, encoded by the coding sequence ATGTTAGATATAGACCGAGTTATAGAAATGGCCTGGGAGGATAGAACAACATTCGATGCCATAAAATATCAATTTGGTCTCAAAGAACAGGAGGTCATCGAAATCATGCGAAAGCATATGAAACCCAAAAGTTTCAAAATGTGGCGTAAACGTGTTCAAGGAAGAGCCACTAAACATCAAAAATTAAGAGGCTTCGAAAAAGGTCGTTTTAAATGTAGCAGGCAAAAACAAATTACACATAATAAAATTTCAAAACGTTAA
- a CDS encoding Lacal_2735 family protein — protein MFKIFKRNSKREKLEKKVKRLLKEWHELSSINRKESDKKYAEAQEILAYLNKTNHEIS, from the coding sequence ATGTTCAAAATTTTCAAAAGAAATTCGAAAAGAGAAAAATTAGAAAAAAAAGTTAAACGCTTATTAAAAGAGTGGCATGAACTGTCCTCGATAAACAGAAAAGAAAGCGATAAAAAATATGCAGAAGCTCAAGAGATTTTAGCGTATTTGAATAAAACAAATCATGAAATTAGTTAG